Proteins encoded in a region of the Acidimicrobiales bacterium genome:
- a CDS encoding radical SAM protein, producing MTVELRPTGVACNIQCQYCYQNPIRDADNVPRSYDMEAMKAAVEREGGPFTVFGGEPLLVPEEDLESLWAWGLERFGSNGIQTNGVLINDNHVRMFRQYKVQVGISIDGPGELNDVRWAGSLERTRENTVKTEAAIERLCREGMPPSLIVTLHRGNATADKLAVLHDWFRRLAAMGITSARLHDLEVEGDDVGSAYALSTGENMAAFSSFAAMEAELSTLRFDVFDDMRKLLSGNDDSSTCTWNACDPYTTRAVRGVEGTGQSSNCGRTNKDGIDFVKAPVEGFERYLALYHTPQEHGGCKDCRFFIMCKGQCPGTAIDGDWRNRSRDCELWKGMFRHLEDKMLDDGEQPLSTSPERRQIEGAFLDLWSAGQSLTIAGTRRWMSEGRDLAAVSGGGTSHGDIPHGDSDLGDG from the coding sequence ATGACCGTAGAGCTGCGACCCACGGGTGTGGCCTGCAACATCCAGTGCCAGTACTGCTACCAGAACCCGATACGCGACGCGGACAACGTCCCACGGTCCTACGACATGGAGGCGATGAAGGCGGCGGTCGAGCGGGAGGGTGGTCCGTTTACCGTCTTCGGCGGCGAGCCGCTGCTGGTGCCCGAGGAGGACCTCGAGTCGCTGTGGGCCTGGGGGCTCGAGCGCTTCGGCTCGAACGGCATCCAGACCAACGGGGTGCTGATCAACGACAACCACGTGCGGATGTTCCGCCAGTACAAGGTCCAGGTCGGGATCTCGATCGATGGACCGGGGGAGCTCAACGACGTGCGTTGGGCCGGCAGTCTCGAGCGCACCCGGGAGAACACGGTCAAGACCGAGGCCGCCATCGAGCGGCTGTGCCGCGAGGGGATGCCACCGAGCCTCATCGTCACCCTCCATCGGGGCAACGCCACGGCGGACAAGCTCGCGGTGCTGCACGACTGGTTTCGCCGTCTGGCTGCCATGGGGATCACCTCGGCTCGCCTCCACGACCTCGAGGTGGAAGGCGACGACGTGGGCTCGGCCTACGCCCTGTCCACCGGCGAGAACATGGCCGCCTTCTCGAGCTTCGCCGCCATGGAGGCCGAGCTCTCCACCCTGCGCTTCGACGTGTTCGACGACATGCGCAAGCTGCTCTCGGGCAACGACGACTCCTCGACGTGCACCTGGAACGCCTGCGATCCGTACACCACCAGGGCGGTGCGCGGCGTCGAGGGCACCGGCCAGTCGAGCAACTGCGGGCGCACCAACAAGGACGGCATCGACTTCGTGAAGGCGCCCGTCGAGGGCTTCGAGCGGTACCTGGCCCTCTACCACACGCCCCAGGAGCACGGGGGCTGCAAGGACTGCCGGTTCTTCATCATGTGCAAGGGACAGTGCCCGGGCACCGCCATCGACGGGGACTGGCGCAACCGGTCCCGGGACTGTGAGCTGTGGAAGGGGATGTTCCGCCACCTCGAGGACAAGATGCTCGATGACGGCGAACAGCCACTGTCGACCAGCCCGGAGCGCCGCCAGATCGAAGGGGCGTTTCTCGACCTGTGGAGCGCGGGTCAGTCCCTGACCATCGCCGGCACCCGCCGGTGGATGAGCGAGGGAAGGGACCTGGCCGCGGTGTCGGGCGGCGGCACGAGCCACGGCGACATCCCGCATGGAGACAGCGACCTCGGCGATGGCTGA
- a CDS encoding class I SAM-dependent methyltransferase — protein MADTLASSGEQAAPTTQPQSETADPGGRPAPMERLDFTLPDFTRLAWVSDGAERVWRPRLERIATAWAETEWRAVLAGVRSCAVTMASPEEFLTMGATWAEEGLNALPVEMMGISGQPYSATGVPAEAGQPFVFRFVVGRPPDVAAFKTAWDDGDQEAIGDLLGYPPCCREFFRRVWVDEAMVDTTWPMAVATGGAGPETTTTEATGPPEANILWRWMGVRAVPHLPCRLDCAATVELGTRLVEVGRRAGFAQEMDWLTEILSWSVEWSALHGIAQVKTPVLKVSTRTDATTRRYVVRRQGSAHPSEGIRGLGFPYEVPVRLRLTESRGFRRGLENAVRLHPRPSWYATDNGFSSVGAMHDAHRPVVEAGVRALGQGGGNVIDLGCGNGALLERLGAAAPGVVPFGVDVDPQRIEHARQLHAAHADNFVSGDLFDGDQLWVEGRRFALALLMPGRLLESDERRAVTLRKRLHQYCDRVLVYAYGDWLTRTGDLASLAREAGLTVVGPGGQQAALVVIDGSTPGGTDG, from the coding sequence ATGGCTGACACTCTGGCCTCGTCCGGCGAGCAAGCGGCGCCCACCACCCAACCGCAGTCGGAGACGGCCGACCCGGGAGGCCGGCCCGCGCCGATGGAGCGGCTCGACTTCACCCTGCCGGACTTCACCCGCCTTGCTTGGGTGAGCGACGGGGCCGAACGTGTGTGGCGGCCGCGCCTGGAGCGCATCGCCACGGCGTGGGCCGAGACCGAGTGGCGGGCGGTGCTGGCCGGCGTCCGCTCGTGCGCGGTCACGATGGCGTCGCCCGAGGAGTTCCTCACCATGGGCGCCACCTGGGCCGAGGAGGGCCTCAACGCCCTGCCGGTCGAGATGATGGGCATCTCGGGCCAGCCCTACTCGGCCACCGGGGTGCCGGCCGAGGCGGGCCAGCCGTTCGTCTTCCGCTTCGTCGTGGGCCGCCCGCCAGACGTGGCCGCCTTCAAGACGGCCTGGGATGACGGCGATCAGGAGGCCATCGGCGACCTCCTGGGCTATCCGCCCTGCTGTCGGGAGTTCTTCCGGCGGGTGTGGGTCGACGAGGCCATGGTCGACACGACGTGGCCGATGGCCGTGGCGACCGGCGGCGCTGGCCCGGAGACGACGACGACCGAGGCCACCGGTCCACCGGAGGCCAACATCCTGTGGCGCTGGATGGGCGTGCGGGCCGTGCCCCACCTTCCCTGTCGCCTCGACTGTGCTGCGACGGTAGAGCTCGGCACGCGTCTGGTCGAGGTCGGCCGCCGGGCCGGGTTCGCCCAGGAGATGGACTGGCTCACCGAGATCCTCTCCTGGTCGGTTGAGTGGTCGGCCCTCCACGGCATCGCCCAGGTCAAGACGCCGGTGCTCAAGGTGTCGACCCGCACCGACGCCACGACCCGGCGTTACGTGGTGCGCCGCCAGGGCAGCGCCCACCCGTCCGAGGGCATCCGCGGTCTCGGGTTCCCGTACGAGGTGCCGGTGCGGCTGCGGCTGACCGAGAGCAGAGGCTTTCGCCGGGGTCTGGAGAACGCCGTGCGCCTCCACCCCCGGCCGTCGTGGTACGCGACCGACAACGGCTTCTCCTCGGTCGGGGCCATGCACGACGCCCACCGCCCGGTGGTCGAAGCCGGTGTCCGGGCCCTCGGACAAGGCGGGGGCAACGTCATTGACCTGGGGTGTGGCAACGGTGCCCTGCTGGAGCGGCTGGGGGCCGCTGCCCCCGGCGTGGTCCCCTTCGGCGTCGACGTCGACCCGCAGCGGATCGAGCACGCCCGCCAGCTCCACGCCGCCCACGCCGACAACTTCGTGAGCGGCGACCTGTTCGACGGCGATCAGCTCTGGGTCGAGGGGCGGCGCTTCGCCCTGGCCCTCCTGATGCCGGGCCGCCTGCTGGAGAGCGACGAACGGCGCGCCGTCACGCTGCGCAAGCGGCTGCACCAGTACTGCGACCGGGTGCTCGTCTACGCCTACGGCGACTGGCTCACCCGGACCGGCGACCTCGCCAGCCTGGCCAGGGAGGCTGGTCTGACCGTGGTCGGGCCTGGCGGCCAGCAGGCCGCACTCGTTGTCATTGACGGATCGACCCCAGGGGGGACCGATGGCTGA